A genomic segment from Candidatus Viadribacter manganicus encodes:
- a CDS encoding FixH family protein: protein MNTATFEIRGWHVLVTILAFFATIIGVNVTFAVLAVQSFPGEDVRRSYLQGLNYNETLAERREQAALGWRATTELRSDNQGAALVVVVSGRDAEAISGATITGELEWPTNSQLDRALTFESQGGGRYIARLDTLTAGRWRLRARAERGADALDFESELTWPTH from the coding sequence ATGAACACGGCCACTTTTGAGATTCGCGGTTGGCATGTCCTCGTGACGATACTCGCCTTCTTTGCGACCATTATCGGCGTCAACGTCACCTTCGCTGTCCTTGCGGTCCAATCATTTCCTGGCGAGGATGTGCGCCGTTCCTACTTGCAGGGTCTGAATTATAACGAGACGCTCGCCGAGCGCCGTGAGCAAGCAGCGCTTGGATGGCGTGCAACGACGGAGCTGCGCAGTGATAATCAGGGAGCGGCGCTGGTGGTCGTGGTCAGTGGACGCGATGCCGAGGCGATCAGTGGCGCAACGATAACCGGCGAGCTTGAGTGGCCGACGAATTCCCAATTGGATCGCGCGCTGACTTTCGAGTCGCAAGGTGGCGGCCGTTATATTGCACGCCTTGACACCTTGACGGCGGGGCGTTGGCGCTTGCGCGCGCGCGCGGAGCGCGGCGCCGATGCACTGGATTTTGAATCGGAACTGACATGGCCGACACATTAG
- a CDS encoding winged helix-turn-helix domain-containing protein produces the protein MSAAPVRAGKSPSGTTFGARVSRLWVRTPARRLTTQALTIEAPAAIDFDNGRVCVDGYEVRASPCEAKLLRVFLEHAGQGGEEDIDAQFVRVLVGDLRQKIEKDPARPSLIVTETGVGYRPNAGD, from the coding sequence ATGAGTGCAGCGCCGGTGAGAGCGGGCAAATCGCCAAGTGGGACGACCTTTGGGGCGCGTGTGTCGCGCCTGTGGGTGCGAACGCCCGCCCGGCGCTTGACGACGCAGGCGCTCACGATCGAAGCGCCGGCTGCAATTGATTTCGACAACGGGCGCGTGTGCGTCGACGGATATGAGGTTCGGGCCTCCCCGTGCGAGGCAAAGCTCTTGCGTGTCTTTCTCGAGCATGCGGGTCAGGGTGGGGAAGAGGATATCGACGCCCAATTCGTGCGTGTGTTGGTCGGTGATCTTCGCCAAAAGATCGAAAAGGATCCGGCGCGCCCAAGCCTGATTGTCACCGAAACCGGTGTTGGCTACCGTCCAAATGCTGGCGACTGA
- a CDS encoding UbiA family prenyltransferase → MGDRADLEAEGEAPLAVDLDGTLIRSDLFIEGMVRLAFSKPWLLPSLLLWLTRGRAYAKQRIFQIFDFDPAELPYDERVIGWLREERTKGRKIVLASACDRVAVEKVAEHVGIFDAVFASDGETNLKSARKAERLAAAYPGGFVYAGNEVADIAVWRTAKRAVVVNASPGLADMAAKEFDVERQFVRPVGLADAFVRAIRPQQWSKNLLVFLPMLVGQGWMQIDAWLNAFVAFWALSLTASAVYLLNDAADIDADRAHPRKKLRPFASGTFPLHWGLASVVIFLGLGLGLASYVGVFWLALAYLALTTGYSMWLKRVALLDVFLLAGLYTIRIVLGGAATGFAASDWLLAFSCFFFLSLALVKRVAETRDLSRRGGGEVSHRGYKSTDTEILTVMGVSAGFVANLVLALYLQDRSITAHYREPFLLWGLPAIGLVWVCRVWLKVARDEMDDDPIVFAARDIYSWMLIATAGLCFFGASTLNENVIPTILGR, encoded by the coding sequence GTGGGCGATCGGGCGGATCTAGAGGCTGAGGGCGAGGCGCCCCTGGCTGTCGATCTCGACGGCACGCTTATCCGCAGCGATCTTTTCATTGAGGGCATGGTGCGACTTGCGTTCAGCAAGCCGTGGTTGCTCCCATCATTGTTGCTGTGGCTGACGCGGGGGCGAGCCTACGCGAAACAGCGCATCTTTCAGATTTTCGATTTCGATCCAGCGGAGCTGCCATACGACGAACGTGTCATAGGTTGGCTGCGAGAAGAGCGCACCAAGGGGCGAAAGATCGTCCTGGCCTCGGCGTGTGATCGCGTCGCCGTTGAGAAGGTGGCCGAGCACGTTGGGATTTTTGACGCCGTGTTCGCTTCAGATGGCGAAACCAATTTGAAATCAGCGCGGAAGGCTGAACGGCTCGCTGCGGCCTATCCAGGCGGGTTCGTCTATGCCGGCAACGAGGTTGCGGACATTGCGGTCTGGCGCACTGCAAAGCGCGCCGTTGTCGTCAATGCATCGCCGGGCCTTGCCGACATGGCGGCCAAGGAATTTGACGTCGAACGCCAATTTGTGCGCCCCGTGGGATTAGCGGATGCGTTCGTTAGGGCCATTCGTCCCCAGCAATGGAGCAAAAACCTCCTCGTCTTCTTGCCCATGCTTGTTGGGCAAGGGTGGATGCAGATCGATGCCTGGTTGAACGCATTCGTGGCGTTCTGGGCGCTCTCGTTGACAGCATCGGCCGTCTACTTGTTGAATGACGCGGCCGATATCGACGCTGATCGCGCGCACCCGCGCAAAAAACTCAGGCCATTCGCCTCCGGTACCTTTCCGCTGCACTGGGGTTTGGCAAGCGTCGTTATTTTCTTGGGACTTGGGCTTGGGTTAGCGTCGTACGTCGGCGTGTTCTGGCTAGCGCTTGCATATTTGGCGCTGACGACCGGCTATTCGATGTGGCTAAAGCGCGTTGCGTTGTTGGACGTTTTCTTGCTCGCTGGCCTCTACACGATCCGCATCGTGCTTGGCGGCGCAGCCACCGGGTTTGCCGCCAGCGATTGGTTGCTTGCCTTTTCGTGCTTCTTTTTCTTGAGCCTGGCTCTGGTGAAGCGCGTCGCCGAGACGCGCGATCTTTCTAGGCGTGGCGGCGGTGAGGTTAGTCATCGCGGCTATAAGAGCACCGATACTGAGATCCTAACCGTGATGGGGGTGAGCGCCGGGTTCGTTGCGAATCTCGTGCTCGCGCTTTATCTCCAAGATCGCTCCATCACGGCGCATTATCGTGAACCATTCCTGCTTTGGGGCCTGCCGGCAATCGGTCTGGTTTGGGTCTGCCGGGTCTGGCTGAAGGTCGCGCGCGATGAAATGGATGACGATCCGATCGTCTTCGCTGCACGCGATATCTATTCTTGGATGCTCATCGCAACAGCCGGTCTTTGCTTTTTTGGCGCCTCGACGCTCAACGAGAACGTCATTCCAACGATTCTAGGGCGGTGA
- a CDS encoding OmpW/AlkL family protein: protein MTKIGVAAIAAVAALALAAPAQAGVLDNFQVKFGVSGVLPNESGNPIDVEISDEYVPSLQIEYFFNDHVSAELLCCVATHDVTAAGGAIDLGQVTHFPPTVTLKYRWTNFGQVEPYVGAGVNFTSFIDSEPPAGRHVEYDSSVGPALQAGVDYRFDEHWGVNFDVRRIWINTDVTISGDISATDEVDINPWVVSTSIAYRF from the coding sequence ATGACCAAAATTGGGGTTGCCGCTATTGCGGCAGTTGCGGCCTTGGCGCTCGCCGCGCCGGCGCAAGCAGGCGTGTTGGACAACTTTCAGGTGAAATTTGGCGTTTCGGGCGTGCTCCCAAATGAGAGCGGCAATCCGATCGATGTCGAAATTTCCGACGAATACGTGCCGTCGCTGCAGATCGAATATTTTTTCAACGATCACGTCTCGGCCGAGTTGCTGTGCTGCGTCGCCACCCACGATGTTACGGCCGCTGGCGGCGCCATCGACTTAGGTCAAGTCACACACTTTCCGCCAACGGTGACGTTGAAGTATCGCTGGACCAATTTCGGCCAAGTCGAGCCTTATGTTGGGGCCGGAGTGAACTTTACATCGTTCATCGACAGCGAACCGCCGGCTGGCCGTCACGTTGAATACGATTCTTCCGTTGGCCCGGCGCTGCAAGCGGGCGTCGACTATCGGTTCGACGAACATTGGGGCGTCAACTTCGACGTGCGCCGCATCTGGATCAATACCGATGTGACCATTTCGGGCGACATCAGCGCCACCGACGAAGTCGATATCAATCCTTGGGTTGTCTCCACCTCGATCGCCTACCGTTTCTAG
- a CDS encoding PrsW family glutamic-type intramembrane protease, with the protein MDGDLLVKAFVALAPVVLLLVVFDRLDAFNLISAQEILILLGAGGAIAGLSFVANLRVMDGFPIGFSAFTRYISPIIEETLKAAPIVYLFARNRVGFKVDAAIAGFAVGAGFSVIENVWYLFTITDANVTAWLVRGFGTAIMHGGATAIFAIISHEMTERQAESAAAHYRFNPLLFLPGLGAAMIIHSVFNHFPEQPIVIMALTLLTAPATIFLALIRSDHATQQWLAADRAAHEQLLAEIRAGHFSATPRGQAIDAIATRLGEKAADARTYVELKTELILRAEELIHAAQSGQATTLTDQDRTKFAKLETLELTLGRTTLAALSAQLGFTRNDLWELSRLHARVRGDA; encoded by the coding sequence ATGGATGGGGACCTTCTGGTTAAGGCGTTTGTCGCCCTGGCGCCGGTCGTGCTCCTTCTCGTCGTCTTCGATCGCCTTGACGCTTTCAACCTCATTAGCGCTCAAGAGATCTTGATCTTGCTTGGCGCTGGCGGCGCCATCGCGGGCCTGAGCTTTGTCGCCAATCTGCGCGTCATGGATGGGTTCCCCATCGGGTTCAGCGCATTCACGCGTTACATCTCTCCGATCATCGAAGAGACGCTGAAGGCAGCGCCCATCGTTTACTTGTTTGCGCGCAACCGTGTTGGCTTTAAGGTCGACGCGGCCATTGCAGGATTTGCGGTGGGAGCTGGGTTCTCAGTCATCGAGAACGTCTGGTACCTTTTTACGATCACCGACGCCAACGTAACCGCCTGGCTCGTGCGTGGGTTTGGCACCGCGATCATGCACGGCGGCGCCACGGCCATCTTTGCCATCATCTCGCATGAGATGACCGAGCGACAAGCTGAGAGCGCCGCCGCACATTATCGCTTCAATCCGCTCCTCTTTCTGCCGGGCCTCGGCGCCGCGATGATCATCCACTCGGTTTTCAATCACTTTCCCGAACAGCCTATCGTCATCATGGCGCTCACCCTTCTCACGGCGCCGGCAACCATCTTTCTTGCGCTCATTCGCAGCGATCACGCAACGCAGCAATGGCTGGCCGCCGATCGCGCCGCGCATGAACAATTGCTGGCAGAAATTCGCGCAGGGCATTTTTCAGCCACGCCACGCGGGCAAGCCATCGACGCCATTGCCACCCGCCTCGGCGAGAAGGCAGCCGATGCGCGCACCTATGTTGAACTCAAGACCGAACTCATCTTGCGCGCGGAAGAACTCATTCATGCGGCGCAGTCCGGACAAGCCACGACACTAACTGACCAAGACCGGACGAAGTTCGCAAAGCTCGAAACTCTAGAACTCACACTTGGCCGCACCACGCTCGCTGCGCTCTCGGCGCAGCTGGGCTTCACCCGCAACGATCTTTGGGAATTATCTCGCCTGCACGCACGCGTGCGCGGCGACGCTTAA
- a CDS encoding GtrA family protein → MKLNLLHRWFGALVESDDHGVTLLRFLAVGGTATLVMMLLSISFSSGFGFPPQVAQGVAHALCIVPTYLCQRAITFRSNVQHRRGLLGYLSMQLPLLGMGVALAWLLIGQMHWPREIGLATIAVIVGATSFLVQRLVIFASKSQK, encoded by the coding sequence ATGAAGCTCAACCTTCTCCATCGCTGGTTCGGCGCCCTTGTCGAAAGCGACGACCATGGCGTTACGCTCCTGCGTTTTCTCGCGGTCGGCGGTACGGCCACTTTGGTCATGATGCTGTTGTCGATCAGTTTTTCGTCCGGTTTTGGATTTCCACCGCAGGTCGCCCAGGGCGTCGCGCATGCGCTGTGCATTGTCCCGACCTATCTTTGCCAACGCGCCATCACCTTTCGTTCGAACGTGCAGCATCGGCGTGGGTTGCTCGGTTATTTGTCGATGCAGCTGCCATTGCTTGGCATGGGCGTGGCTTTGGCTTGGCTATTGATCGGACAAATGCACTGGCCGCGTGAAATCGGGCTCGCCACCATTGCGGTAATCGTGGGCGCGACCAGTTTCTTGGTGCAACGCCTTGTGATATTTGCCAGCAAATCCCAAAAGTAG
- a CDS encoding ferritin-like domain-containing protein yields MRVTIVEGPPQDVRSFEETDLVDKLTMDDVETIREIFHTPLIGSFNWDYDSANAKIRRLYELGKVHNWNAHLDVDWDAPCDMSDFPTESSLSALAGYPEYEALSHEEKVRFAWKGHAQTMSQFLHGEQGALLVASQLVSCAPTADAKLYAASQTFDEARHVEVFNAYLRRRCKMVYPINKNLKALIDKVLADERWDLKFIGMQLIIEGLALAAFGAQIRTTKDPLLKQILELVMRDEGRHVAFGVNYLEDWIKALPQQEIEDRAEFAYQACVIMRDRLFGLDVIREYGFDEEAARKHILDSTVIGLFRELLFERIMPNLKRVGLLTERMRPKYEALGALKYEDMSGDVMIDWAQLERPLPTKEYLEAARAAAE; encoded by the coding sequence ATGCGTGTCACTATTGTTGAAGGTCCGCCGCAAGATGTGCGCAGTTTCGAAGAAACTGATCTTGTCGACAAATTGACGATGGACGACGTCGAGACCATCCGTGAGATCTTTCACACGCCTCTTATTGGCTCGTTCAACTGGGATTACGACAGCGCCAACGCCAAGATTCGTCGCCTCTACGAACTTGGCAAAGTTCACAATTGGAATGCGCACCTCGATGTCGATTGGGATGCGCCGTGCGATATGTCGGACTTTCCGACGGAATCTTCGCTGAGTGCGCTTGCTGGCTATCCAGAATACGAGGCTTTGAGCCACGAAGAGAAGGTGCGTTTTGCCTGGAAGGGCCACGCCCAGACCATGAGCCAATTCCTGCACGGCGAGCAGGGGGCTTTGCTTGTCGCATCGCAACTGGTGTCGTGCGCGCCGACAGCAGACGCAAAGCTCTACGCGGCGTCACAGACCTTCGATGAGGCCCGGCACGTTGAAGTCTTCAACGCTTATCTTCGCCGCCGCTGCAAGATGGTCTATCCGATCAACAAGAATTTGAAGGCGCTGATCGATAAGGTGCTCGCCGATGAGCGCTGGGATCTCAAATTCATTGGCATGCAGCTCATCATCGAAGGATTGGCGCTCGCAGCGTTCGGCGCCCAGATTCGCACGACCAAAGATCCATTGCTCAAGCAAATTCTGGAACTCGTCATGCGTGATGAAGGTCGCCACGTCGCCTTCGGCGTGAATTATCTCGAAGATTGGATCAAGGCGCTGCCTCAGCAAGAGATCGAAGATCGCGCCGAGTTTGCCTATCAGGCCTGTGTCATCATGCGTGACCGTCTGTTTGGGCTGGATGTGATCCGTGAATATGGCTTCGATGAAGAGGCGGCGCGCAAGCATATCCTCGATTCAACCGTGATTGGCCTTTTCCGCGAATTGCTCTTTGAGCGCATCATGCCGAACCTAAAGCGCGTCGGTCTCCTCACCGAGCGCATGCGTCCAAAGTACGAAGCGTTGGGTGCGCTAAAGTACGAGGACATGTCCGGCGATGTGATGATCGACTGGGCCCAACTCGAGCGGCCACTGCCAACGAAAGAATATCTGGAAGCTGCCAGAGCCGCAGCGGAATAA
- the ccoS gene encoding cbb3-type cytochrome oxidase assembly protein CcoS: protein MNVMIFLIPAALFMAALGLCAFFWSLRSGQYEDLDGASHRVLITDEEDQPF from the coding sequence ATGAACGTCATGATCTTCCTGATCCCAGCCGCGCTCTTTATGGCGGCGCTAGGATTATGTGCGTTCTTCTGGAGTTTGCGTTCTGGCCAATATGAAGACCTTGATGGCGCTTCACATCGTGTCTTGATCACGGATGAGGAGGATCAGCCTTTTTAG
- a CDS encoding DedA family protein, translating to MSAEFAMPQLWAIYLAVFVAPFIQEDAAVVGSASAASLHPDDAGGIFLVSLLGLIMSDGWKYWAGYFAQSWPPAARLTNNPKIATLKEAVLSRLGLALLGARFIPGTRIPLYLACGVFRAPFRRFLPLIALTASLYLGLTYGLFAALGEIVGARLQHFLPFVMVGIVITVIAVTVITNFIKSRRGSANS from the coding sequence ATGAGCGCTGAGTTTGCTATGCCGCAGCTGTGGGCGATTTACCTCGCCGTGTTCGTTGCGCCCTTCATTCAAGAAGACGCCGCCGTCGTGGGCTCAGCCTCGGCGGCTTCACTGCACCCGGACGATGCGGGCGGAATCTTTCTAGTGTCGTTGCTCGGACTGATTATGAGCGACGGATGGAAATACTGGGCCGGCTATTTTGCCCAATCGTGGCCGCCGGCGGCGCGCTTAACCAACAATCCGAAAATCGCGACATTAAAGGAAGCAGTGCTAAGCCGGCTTGGCCTGGCGCTCCTCGGCGCACGTTTCATTCCAGGCACACGTATTCCTCTTTATTTGGCATGCGGCGTCTTCCGCGCGCCGTTTCGACGCTTTCTGCCACTGATTGCGCTGACTGCTAGTTTGTATCTCGGTTTGACCTATGGGTTATTTGCAGCGCTGGGCGAGATTGTCGGCGCGCGCTTGCAACATTTCTTGCCGTTTGTGATGGTTGGCATAGTGATCACCGTCATTGCCGTAACGGTGATCACCAATTTTATCAAAAGCCGCCGCGGCAGCGCCAATAGCTAA
- a CDS encoding heavy metal translocating P-type ATPase: MADTLVAPGCPSGLAPVEAERRADPAPFVRRDGAGHDTLELMIQGAKCAGCIRKIESGLLALPGVSDARLNLSTARLKVAWSPGAVAPAAITDALTQMGYGAAAFDPAAAARQVDEEGRKLLRYLAVAGFAAMNIMMFSVPVWSADGEMGEGTRTLLHWISALIAIPAALYAAQPFFRSAWTALRARRANMDVPISLAVVLTLTISIAETLQQGEHAYFDGITMLLFFLLIGRYLDHRLREQARTAARDLLALQSITASRIGLDGHVEAISANDIVAGDRLILAAGDRAPVDGVVLEGVSELDRSMLTGETLPQPVRIGDAIHAGVINVGQRLIVRATAPARDSSIAELARLIEVGEQGRTRFVRLAEKAAALYVPVVHSLALATFLGWMFGPALLRLFGFETLDVGLRAALMNAVAVLIITCPCALGLAVPAVQVVATGRLFKRGVLVKSGDALERLAQVDVAVFDKTGTLTLGKPRLVGVVDPKVLSAAASLARISRHPLSRALVEVAGPGLAAKDAREAPGEGIEAGAMRLGRRSFAAPASSEAEDDAAELWFANGDASPVRFAFVDALRADAAQVIAALRQRGIEVELISGDRPIAVEAAAREAGIERWQGAASPADKTARLAALRAEGKKPLMVGDGLNDAAALAAAHASASPGTALEASQAAADLVLQGAQLMPLIEAIDVAKMAQSRALENLRFSALYNVIAAPLAAAGFLTPLIAALAMSGSSLIVTLNALRLQLGWRHP; this comes from the coding sequence ATGGCCGACACATTAGTTGCACCTGGCTGCCCATCAGGCTTGGCGCCCGTTGAAGCGGAGCGGCGAGCAGATCCGGCGCCGTTCGTGCGCCGGGACGGCGCGGGTCATGACACGCTTGAGCTCATGATCCAGGGCGCTAAGTGCGCCGGTTGCATTCGCAAGATTGAAAGCGGATTGCTGGCGCTCCCCGGCGTTAGTGACGCGCGGCTCAATCTTTCCACTGCCCGGCTTAAAGTTGCATGGTCGCCGGGTGCGGTTGCGCCAGCGGCCATCACCGATGCCTTGACCCAAATGGGGTACGGTGCGGCAGCGTTCGATCCAGCAGCGGCGGCGCGTCAGGTGGATGAAGAGGGGCGCAAGCTTTTACGTTATCTCGCTGTCGCGGGCTTTGCCGCGATGAACATCATGATGTTTTCGGTGCCCGTTTGGTCTGCGGACGGAGAGATGGGGGAGGGCACGCGCACCCTGCTGCATTGGATCTCGGCGCTGATCGCCATACCGGCGGCGCTTTATGCAGCACAGCCTTTCTTTCGTTCGGCCTGGACCGCGCTTCGCGCGCGCCGGGCGAATATGGACGTGCCAATTTCTTTGGCGGTTGTGCTGACACTCACCATCTCGATCGCCGAGACTTTGCAGCAAGGCGAGCACGCCTATTTCGACGGCATTACGATGCTGCTCTTTTTTTTGCTGATCGGGCGCTATCTCGATCACCGCTTAAGAGAGCAGGCGCGCACGGCCGCGCGCGATTTGTTGGCCCTTCAATCGATCACGGCCTCGCGCATTGGCCTTGACGGCCATGTTGAAGCCATCAGCGCCAACGATATCGTCGCCGGCGATCGGCTCATCCTCGCCGCAGGGGATCGCGCGCCGGTTGATGGCGTGGTTCTTGAAGGCGTTTCTGAGCTCGACCGATCGATGCTCACGGGCGAAACTTTGCCTCAGCCCGTGCGCATTGGCGACGCCATCCATGCGGGGGTGATCAATGTTGGTCAGCGTTTGATTGTGCGCGCCACAGCGCCAGCGCGCGATTCCTCGATTGCTGAACTGGCGCGGCTGATCGAAGTCGGCGAACAGGGCCGAACGCGTTTTGTTCGGTTGGCCGAAAAGGCCGCAGCCCTCTATGTGCCGGTCGTTCACTCGTTGGCGTTGGCGACGTTTTTGGGCTGGATGTTTGGGCCGGCGCTGTTGCGCTTGTTCGGCTTTGAGACCCTCGATGTTGGCCTTCGCGCGGCGCTTATGAATGCCGTTGCGGTTCTCATTATTACGTGCCCGTGTGCACTAGGCCTTGCTGTGCCTGCGGTGCAGGTCGTGGCGACCGGCCGCTTGTTCAAGCGCGGCGTGTTGGTGAAATCAGGCGACGCGTTGGAGAGATTGGCGCAAGTCGACGTCGCCGTGTTCGATAAGACCGGGACTTTGACGCTCGGCAAGCCGCGCCTCGTTGGCGTTGTCGATCCCAAGGTGTTGAGCGCGGCAGCTTCGCTCGCGCGCATTTCGCGCCATCCATTGTCGCGGGCTTTAGTCGAGGTGGCGGGGCCGGGGCTGGCTGCAAAGGATGCACGCGAAGCGCCAGGAGAAGGTATTGAGGCAGGCGCAATGCGGTTGGGGCGGCGCAGCTTTGCAGCGCCCGCGTCCAGCGAGGCTGAGGATGATGCCGCCGAACTTTGGTTCGCTAACGGTGATGCATCACCGGTGCGGTTTGCATTTGTCGATGCGCTGCGCGCCGATGCAGCGCAGGTCATTGCAGCGCTCCGTCAACGCGGCATCGAAGTTGAACTTATCTCGGGCGATCGACCAATAGCGGTAGAAGCGGCCGCGCGCGAAGCGGGGATTGAAAGATGGCAGGGCGCCGCCTCGCCGGCCGATAAGACAGCGCGTCTTGCTGCTCTTCGTGCGGAAGGCAAAAAGCCTCTCATGGTCGGTGACGGCCTCAATGATGCAGCAGCGCTTGCCGCGGCACATGCCTCTGCCTCGCCGGGCACGGCGCTTGAGGCGAGCCAAGCTGCGGCCGATCTGGTGTTGCAGGGCGCGCAATTGATGCCGCTGATTGAGGCGATTGATGTTGCGAAGATGGCGCAAAGCCGAGCGCTGGAAAACCTTCGCTTCTCGGCGCTCTACAATGTGATTGCGGCGCCTTTGGCTGCCGCCGGCTTTCTAACGCCGCTCATCGCGGCTTTGGCGATGTCGGGGTCATCGCTTATCGTGACGCTAAATGCCTTGCGCCTCCAACTTGGCTGGAGGCACCCATGA